From a region of the Fischerella sp. JS2 genome:
- a CDS encoding DUF2808 domain-containing protein: MRRLFSALALTGFLLTSLPAVSWAQSLPGFTLFSGVKSENQLPFRLDFGGQTNAWDRYRLRIPAKKMKVAASEFVVSYPNYYKGKFDPNKIEVRVKDKKVPLTEAKWDRENGVIMIYPQEPVPAGTGVEIVLSNVRNPAFGGIYYFNCYTVSPGDAAALRSYMGTWILSVS; encoded by the coding sequence ATGCGACGTTTATTTTCTGCCTTAGCGCTGACTGGCTTTTTACTGACAAGCCTCCCAGCCGTAAGCTGGGCGCAGAGTTTGCCAGGGTTTACGCTGTTCAGTGGCGTTAAAAGTGAAAATCAACTGCCTTTCCGATTGGATTTTGGTGGACAAACTAATGCTTGGGATAGGTATCGTTTAAGAATCCCTGCCAAAAAAATGAAAGTCGCTGCTTCGGAATTTGTTGTCAGCTATCCCAACTATTACAAGGGAAAATTTGATCCTAACAAGATCGAGGTACGGGTAAAAGACAAAAAAGTACCACTGACAGAAGCAAAATGGGATAGAGAAAATGGTGTGATTATGATTTATCCCCAAGAACCTGTGCCAGCAGGTACCGGTGTAGAAATAGTGCTTTCTAATGTCAGGAATCCAGCTTTCGGAGGCATTTATTATTTCAACTGCTATACTGTTAGCCCTGGTGATGCAGCTGCGTTGCGTAGTTACATGGGAACTTGGATTCTTAGTGTTAGTTAG
- the rnpA gene encoding ribonuclease P protein component, with product MALPKANRLKSRKDFQAVFREGTRRHGSYMTLRALRPSSMKKPSLDTAHDNVKSTNSVLSPIKIGISISTKVSKRSVVRNRLKRQVSAALHQLLPQLSPGWRLVVVVKPAAAESKCVTQQFLQELEQLLAQAEVLNGHS from the coding sequence GTGGCTTTGCCCAAAGCAAATCGGCTAAAATCCCGAAAAGATTTTCAGGCAGTTTTCCGGGAAGGTACTCGTCGCCATGGTTCTTATATGACTTTGAGAGCCTTACGACCTTCATCCATGAAAAAACCTTCTCTTGATACTGCCCACGATAACGTAAAATCAACAAACTCGGTACTTTCCCCAATCAAAATTGGTATTTCGATTAGCACTAAAGTCAGTAAACGGTCAGTAGTTCGTAACCGCCTCAAGCGACAAGTATCGGCAGCTTTACATCAATTGTTGCCCCAATTGTCCCCAGGATGGCGGCTAGTGGTAGTTGTAAAACCAGCGGCGGCAGAATCTAAGTGCGTAACCCAACAATTTCTGCAAGAATTAGAGCAGTTGTTGGCACAAGCTGAGGTATTAAATGGGCATTCGTGA
- a CDS encoding NAD(P) transhydrogenase subunit alpha, translated as MTEALIAALFVFVLASFTGFEVINKVPPTLHTPLMSGSNAISGIAVLGAIVASGAREWNISVILGLLAVVLATINVVGGFLVTDRMLQMFKKKAS; from the coding sequence ATGACAGAAGCATTAATTGCAGCTTTGTTCGTATTCGTTTTGGCATCGTTTACCGGATTTGAAGTGATCAACAAAGTACCGCCTACTTTGCATACGCCCTTGATGTCAGGCTCAAACGCGATTTCTGGTATTGCCGTATTAGGGGCAATTGTAGCTTCCGGTGCTAGAGAGTGGAATATCTCAGTTATTCTCGGTTTGCTTGCTGTGGTACTAGCAACCATCAACGTAGTGGGTGGTTTCCTAGTCACAGATCGAATGTTGCAGATGTTTAAAAAGAAGGCAAGTTAG
- a CDS encoding YceD family protein: MDAIYIPQLTKAPERTEEIQVKEFLSGLDTLTPVRGRVRVQHCGNYLEVSGQAETIITCTCNRCLQNYNHRLMVDTSEIIWLDETVEQEVSLPLEREIAVEDLVETLSPHGYFDPGEWLYEQVCLEIPQRQLCDTNCPGIQPSHDPASTHTVDRRWASLEALKKQLPS, from the coding sequence ATGGACGCAATTTATATTCCGCAGCTAACCAAAGCACCGGAGCGGACAGAGGAGATTCAGGTTAAAGAGTTCCTGTCTGGTTTGGATACCTTAACACCAGTTCGTGGCCGTGTTCGTGTGCAACATTGCGGCAATTATTTAGAGGTATCTGGTCAAGCAGAAACTATCATTACTTGTACCTGCAACCGCTGCTTGCAAAATTACAATCATCGCCTTATGGTTGATACCTCCGAAATAATTTGGTTAGACGAAACCGTAGAGCAAGAAGTTTCTTTGCCTTTAGAACGGGAAATAGCTGTGGAAGATTTAGTAGAAACTTTGTCACCCCACGGATATTTTGATCCTGGTGAATGGCTATATGAACAAGTCTGCTTGGAAATTCCTCAGCGCCAACTTTGTGACACGAATTGTCCAGGAATTCAACCAAGTCACGATCCAGCCTCTACTCACACTGTAGATCGTCGCTGGGCTTCTTTGGAGGCTTTGAAAAAGCAACTTCCATCTTAG
- the yidC gene encoding membrane protein insertase YidC, with the protein MDFGIGFFSNNVMLPIIDLFYSIVPSYGLAIVALTLIIRFALYPLSAGSIRNMRRMRIVQPLMQKRMQEIKERYKDDPQKQQEEMMNVQKEFGNPLAGCLPLLLQMPVLLALFATLRGSPFASVNYTVNLQIFPAEQIERIQPQAFLTAPQNIYVADGEHVKVTAILPGGNKLAVGEHTKIQYQTVDGKPFQEVLAEHPDTKLVPQWKITKGEDRIKIDAEGNIEALQPGDVTITGTIPGLAADKGFLFIDALGRVGAIDPDGTIHWDIVTMVVLFGVTLYVSQVLSGQNSSGGNPQQDTVNKITPVIFSGMFLFFPLPAGVLMYMVIGNIFQTLQTYILSREPLPEELQKIVDTQEKQAEAQQKTLPFEPKSSKKVEPKSSNEPKSSNEPKSSKKVEPKSSKKKATG; encoded by the coding sequence ATGGATTTTGGTATCGGGTTTTTTTCCAACAACGTCATGTTGCCAATCATAGACTTGTTCTATAGCATTGTGCCAAGTTATGGATTGGCGATCGTTGCTTTGACGTTGATTATTCGTTTTGCACTATACCCTCTAAGTGCTGGCTCAATTCGCAATATGCGAAGGATGCGAATCGTCCAACCTTTGATGCAAAAGCGGATGCAAGAAATCAAGGAACGTTATAAAGACGATCCGCAAAAGCAGCAAGAAGAAATGATGAATGTCCAAAAGGAATTTGGTAATCCTTTAGCTGGATGTTTACCATTACTGTTGCAAATGCCAGTGTTACTAGCGCTATTTGCAACTTTGCGGGGTTCGCCTTTTGCCAGTGTTAACTACACTGTTAACTTACAAATCTTTCCTGCCGAACAAATCGAAAGAATTCAACCCCAAGCTTTTCTCACTGCCCCCCAAAACATTTATGTTGCGGATGGGGAACATGTTAAGGTAACTGCGATTTTACCAGGAGGTAACAAATTAGCAGTAGGAGAACATACCAAGATTCAATATCAAACTGTTGACGGGAAGCCATTTCAGGAAGTATTGGCAGAACACCCAGATACTAAGTTAGTTCCCCAATGGAAAATTACAAAAGGGGAAGACAGAATCAAAATTGATGCTGAAGGCAATATTGAAGCCCTCCAGCCAGGAGACGTTACTATAACTGGAACAATTCCAGGATTAGCAGCAGACAAAGGATTTTTGTTTATTGATGCTTTGGGCAGAGTCGGGGCAATTGATCCTGATGGCACTATTCATTGGGATATTGTCACAATGGTAGTGTTGTTTGGCGTTACCCTTTACGTCAGCCAAGTTCTTTCCGGACAAAATTCTAGTGGTGGCAATCCACAACAGGATACAGTTAACAAAATCACTCCCGTAATCTTTTCTGGGATGTTTTTGTTCTTCCCCTTGCCGGCTGGGGTGTTGATGTATATGGTGATTGGTAATATTTTCCAAACTCTACAAACTTACATCCTTTCTCGTGAACCTCTACCAGAGGAATTACAAAAAATTGTAGACACTCAAGAAAAGCAGGCGGAAGCACAACAAAAAACATTGCCATTTGAGCCAAAAAGTTCTAAGAAAGTTGAACCCAAGAGTTCTAATGAACCAAAGAGTTCTAATGAACCAAAAAGTTCTAAGAAAGTTGAACCAAAGAGTTCCAAGAAAAAGGCTACAGGTTGA
- the rpmH gene encoding 50S ribosomal protein L34, translating into MRRTLEGTNRKRKRTSGFRARMQTPDGRNVIRARRKKGRYRLSV; encoded by the coding sequence ATGCGGAGAACTTTAGAGGGAACAAACCGGAAGAGGAAGAGAACATCTGGTTTTCGTGCCAGGATGCAAACACCAGATGGTAGGAATGTAATTCGAGCCAGAAGAAAAAAAGGACGTTATCGCCTAAGCGTATAG
- a CDS encoding class II glutamine amidotransferase encodes MCQLLGMNCNTPTDICFSFEGFAARGGKTDDHRDGWGIAFFEGKGCRMFIDAKPSISSPIAELVRCYPIHSTHVIAHIRKATQGEIALENCHPFRRELWGRYWVFAHNGDLPEFHPTGMQYYQPVGNTDSEKAFCLILETIRETFPQGRPSLEKLYPVLRKITYKISEIGIFNYLLSDGEYFFSHCSTKLCYIIRQAPFAAAHLIDQDLTVDFSELTKPSDRVAVIATTPLTDNEVWTIIKPGELLAFQDGLPLQLA; translated from the coding sequence ATGTGTCAACTGCTAGGAATGAATTGCAATACTCCCACAGATATTTGCTTTTCTTTTGAAGGCTTTGCGGCACGGGGGGGAAAAACTGATGATCACCGTGATGGTTGGGGTATTGCTTTTTTTGAGGGTAAAGGATGTCGAATGTTTATCGATGCTAAACCCTCAATTAGTTCTCCCATTGCAGAGTTGGTGCGATGCTATCCAATTCATTCTACCCATGTGATAGCCCATATCCGCAAAGCTACACAAGGTGAAATTGCCCTAGAAAACTGCCATCCCTTTCGTCGGGAATTGTGGGGGCGGTATTGGGTATTTGCCCACAATGGTGATCTACCAGAATTTCATCCTACGGGCATGCAATATTATCAGCCTGTAGGAAATACTGACAGTGAAAAAGCTTTTTGTTTGATTTTAGAAACAATACGTGAAACTTTTCCTCAAGGAAGACCTTCTCTGGAAAAATTATATCCTGTCCTGAGAAAAATTACTTATAAAATTTCGGAAATAGGTATTTTTAATTACTTGTTGTCAGATGGAGAATACTTTTTTAGTCACTGTTCCACCAAACTTTGCTACATAATCAGACAAGCACCCTTTGCTGCTGCCCACTTGATAGATCAAGACTTGACAGTAGATTTTAGCGAGTTAACTAAACCAAGCGATCGCGTCGCCGTTATTGCCACTACACCCCTTACAGACAACGAAGTCTGGACAATCATCAAACCAGGTGAATTACTAGCATTTCAAGATGGATTGCCTTTGCAGTTAGCTTAA
- a CDS encoding protein jag: MMTDSRMARGQQWLKTLLQLTGINTEIKGDLEVAAIAEGDSQEPDNYWLTIDHTNLTPEQMQVLIGPDGVVLDAIQYLANSTLNLNQPHEEQASYTVELNGYRVNRQAEIRAIAEAAAQQVRATATEVEIKSLSSAERRQVHTFLKEFSDLETFSRGKEPHRNLVVRLALPE, from the coding sequence ATGATGACCGATTCTCGGATGGCAAGAGGACAGCAGTGGTTAAAAACACTGCTGCAACTTACTGGGATAAATACTGAAATTAAAGGTGATTTAGAAGTAGCTGCGATCGCTGAGGGTGATTCTCAAGAACCAGATAATTACTGGTTGACTATTGATCATACAAATTTGACACCAGAACAAATGCAGGTTTTGATTGGGCCTGATGGTGTAGTGCTAGATGCTATTCAGTATCTGGCAAATTCTACTCTCAACTTAAATCAACCTCATGAGGAACAAGCCTCATACACGGTGGAATTGAACGGCTATCGTGTCAACAGACAAGCAGAAATTCGAGCGATCGCTGAAGCTGCTGCCCAACAAGTCCGGGCCACAGCAACAGAAGTGGAAATTAAATCCCTCAGTTCGGCTGAACGTCGCCAAGTCCATACCTTTTTAAAAGAGTTTAGTGATTTAGAAACTTTCAGCCGGGGTAAGGAACCCCATCGTAATTTAGTTGTACGCCTGGCATTGCCTGAATAG
- a CDS encoding AAA family ATPase, protein MSFREEFKLLLRARYPLIYIPTYEEERLEAAIREEATNQGNRPVYTWDFVDGYQGNPNDEGFGRRNPLQALEFIEKIPTTAPGVFILRDYHRFLDDVAIARKLRNLAKLLKSQPKNIVLLSPRIAIPDDLTEVLTVVEFPLPNATEIRSEVERLLIATGHSPSSRFLDDLVRSCQGLSMERIRRVLARAIATHGELQPEDVDLVLEEKRQTIRQTQILDFIPATEQISDIGGLDNLKDWLLRRGGAFTERARQYGLPHPRGLLLVGIQGTGKSLTAKAIAHHWHLPLLRLDVGRLFAGLVGESESRTRQMIQVAEALAPCVLWIDEIDKAFSGLGSKGDAGTTSRVFGTFITWLAEKTSPVFVVSTANDIQALPPEMLRKGRFDEIFFVGLPTQEERKAIFNVHLSRLRAHNIKSYDVDRLAYETPDFSGAEIEQTLIEAMHIGFSQNRDFTTDDILEAASQIIPLARTATEQIQQLQEWAAAGRARLASKHSPLSDRIQRQLK, encoded by the coding sequence ATGAGCTTCCGTGAAGAGTTCAAACTGCTGCTGCGCGCCCGCTATCCCCTGATCTATATTCCTACTTATGAGGAAGAACGCTTAGAAGCCGCGATCCGGGAAGAAGCAACAAATCAGGGAAACCGCCCAGTGTATACTTGGGATTTTGTGGATGGCTATCAGGGAAACCCTAACGATGAAGGGTTTGGGAGACGTAATCCTTTGCAAGCTTTAGAATTTATCGAAAAAATTCCCACGACTGCACCAGGAGTATTTATACTGCGGGACTATCATCGCTTTTTAGATGATGTGGCAATTGCTCGTAAACTCCGCAATTTAGCTAAACTCCTCAAGTCTCAACCAAAAAATATTGTTCTGTTGTCGCCGAGAATTGCGATTCCTGATGATTTAACAGAAGTGTTGACTGTTGTGGAGTTTCCTTTACCTAACGCCACCGAAATTCGCTCAGAAGTAGAACGGTTATTAATTGCTACTGGTCATTCTCCCTCCAGCAGATTCTTAGATGATTTGGTGCGCTCTTGTCAAGGGCTATCAATGGAAAGAATACGTCGGGTGTTGGCAAGAGCGATCGCAACTCATGGTGAATTGCAACCAGAAGATGTGGATCTGGTGCTAGAAGAAAAACGCCAAACTATCCGCCAAACCCAGATTCTCGATTTTATCCCCGCTACTGAACAAATTTCTGACATCGGCGGATTGGATAACCTCAAAGATTGGTTACTCCGTCGGGGAGGCGCATTTACCGAACGGGCGAGACAGTACGGATTACCGCACCCACGCGGTTTACTGTTAGTGGGTATCCAGGGAACTGGTAAATCATTAACAGCGAAAGCGATCGCTCATCATTGGCACTTACCCCTACTGCGATTAGATGTAGGACGATTATTTGCGGGTTTAGTAGGCGAATCAGAATCCCGCACACGTCAAATGATTCAAGTAGCCGAAGCCCTCGCCCCCTGTGTATTGTGGATAGACGAGATAGATAAAGCCTTCTCAGGACTTGGTAGCAAAGGAGATGCGGGAACAACAAGTCGTGTTTTTGGTACATTTATTACCTGGTTAGCTGAGAAAACTTCACCCGTGTTTGTGGTTTCTACCGCTAACGACATCCAAGCTTTACCACCAGAGATGCTACGAAAAGGGCGCTTTGATGAAATTTTCTTTGTCGGTTTACCTACCCAGGAAGAAAGAAAAGCTATTTTCAATGTGCATTTATCAAGACTACGCGCCCATAACATTAAAAGTTATGACGTCGACAGGTTAGCGTATGAAACACCTGATTTTTCTGGTGCAGAAATTGAACAAACTTTAATCGAAGCTATGCACATCGGTTTTAGCCAAAATCGCGACTTCACTACCGATGACATTTTAGAAGCCGCCAGTCAAATCATACCCTTAGCCCGCACCGCCACCGAACAAATTCAACAACTCCAAGAATGGGCAGCAGCTGGAAGGGCGCGTTTAGCATCAAAACACAGTCCTTTAAGCGATCGCATCCAACGCCAGCTAAAATAG
- a CDS encoding SH3 domain-containing protein has product MVTQILKYIFGFILAMAILIGGGFAMALYFMNRVSAPPPKPIYANDNPVVKAQAPKSQTSKTNQVSLEESSPTPQKSPKPEESAQSLPPGAYKARVTWKQGLRLRKEPTADSERTGGVAFNQKVIVLEESSDKDWQKIRLENGEQEGWVKSGNVQKIDEQDDT; this is encoded by the coding sequence ATGGTGACTCAAATATTAAAGTATATATTCGGGTTTATATTAGCAATGGCAATTTTAATCGGTGGTGGATTTGCTATGGCGCTGTATTTTATGAACCGAGTTTCTGCACCCCCACCGAAACCAATTTACGCCAATGACAACCCTGTGGTAAAAGCACAAGCACCCAAATCTCAAACATCAAAAACCAATCAAGTATCTTTAGAAGAATCTTCACCAACTCCCCAAAAAAGCCCCAAGCCAGAGGAATCAGCACAATCACTACCACCAGGAGCGTATAAAGCACGTGTGACCTGGAAGCAAGGCTTACGCTTGCGAAAAGAACCAACAGCAGATTCCGAACGCACTGGAGGAGTTGCTTTTAATCAAAAAGTGATAGTTTTAGAAGAAAGTAGTGACAAAGATTGGCAAAAAATTCGTTTAGAAAATGGAGAGCAAGAAGGTTGGGTAAAATCAGGCAATGTCCAGAAAATTGACGAACAAGATGATACTTAA
- a CDS encoding NAD(P)(+) transhydrogenase (Re/Si-specific) subunit beta yields MTDFLPTGIQLAYLVAASLFILGLKKLGSPATARQGNVIAAVGMLLAIVATLLDQHVLNYEMILLGLAIGSVLGAIAAYKVQMTEMPQMVGLLNGLGGAASALVAVAEFWRLLQHAETVPLDANISMLLDVLIGGVTFTGSMLAFAKLQGIISGSPITFPLQQPFNALLLGSYVVGSGFLIMEPHNLPVFLGIVAVSLVLGVMFVIPIGGGDMPVVISLLNSFSGLAAAAAGFVVMNNMLIIAGALVGASGIILTEIMCKAMNRSLISVLFDAFGSSGGTSAGAASGGTTDQTVRSIDPEEGAMMLGYARSVVIVPGYGMAVAQAQHSVRELADQLERMGVDVKYAIHPVAGRMPGHMNVLLAEANVPYEQLHDMDDINPQFEQTDVALVIGANDVVNPAARSDSNSPIYGMPILEVDRAKHTIVIKRGMSAGFAGVDNELFYKDKTTMLFGSAKDMVAKLVSEVKQL; encoded by the coding sequence ATGACTGATTTTCTTCCAACTGGCATTCAGCTAGCGTATTTAGTCGCTGCATCTTTATTTATTCTGGGATTGAAAAAACTGGGTTCACCCGCCACAGCACGACAAGGTAATGTGATTGCGGCTGTGGGAATGCTGTTGGCAATTGTCGCAACGCTGCTAGATCAGCATGTGTTGAACTACGAGATGATTTTGTTGGGATTGGCAATTGGATCGGTACTAGGTGCGATCGCAGCCTATAAAGTCCAGATGACGGAAATGCCCCAAATGGTAGGTTTACTCAACGGTTTGGGTGGCGCTGCTTCTGCTTTGGTTGCCGTTGCTGAGTTTTGGCGGTTGTTGCAACACGCTGAAACAGTACCCTTAGATGCCAATATTTCCATGTTGTTGGATGTGTTAATTGGTGGCGTCACCTTTACAGGTAGTATGCTGGCATTTGCCAAATTACAAGGAATTATTAGCGGTTCCCCAATTACATTTCCCTTGCAGCAACCATTTAACGCCTTGTTATTGGGTTCTTATGTCGTAGGCAGTGGTTTTTTAATTATGGAACCACATAACCTACCCGTATTTTTGGGAATTGTCGCAGTTTCTTTAGTCTTGGGCGTGATGTTTGTCATCCCCATTGGCGGTGGCGATATGCCAGTAGTCATTTCGCTATTGAACTCATTTTCTGGTTTAGCTGCGGCGGCGGCTGGTTTTGTGGTGATGAACAACATGCTAATCATTGCTGGTGCATTGGTGGGAGCATCTGGTATCATCCTCACCGAAATTATGTGTAAAGCGATGAATCGTTCTTTGATCAGCGTACTGTTTGATGCTTTTGGCAGCAGTGGTGGTACAAGTGCAGGTGCAGCTAGTGGTGGTACAACCGATCAAACTGTCCGCAGCATTGATCCAGAAGAAGGCGCAATGATGCTGGGTTATGCTCGTTCTGTAGTGATTGTTCCCGGTTACGGAATGGCGGTAGCCCAAGCACAGCATAGTGTGCGTGAATTGGCAGATCAACTAGAACGCATGGGTGTTGATGTTAAGTATGCCATTCACCCCGTAGCTGGCAGAATGCCAGGACACATGAACGTATTGCTAGCAGAAGCGAACGTTCCCTATGAACAACTACATGATATGGATGATATCAATCCCCAGTTTGAACAAACAGATGTAGCACTGGTAATTGGGGCAAATGATGTGGTAAATCCAGCTGCACGCAGTGACAGCAACAGCCCAATTTACGGAATGCCAATTTTGGAAGTAGATCGGGCGAAGCACACGATTGTAATTAAGCGTGGGATGAGTGCAGGTTTTGCTGGCGTAGATAATGAGTTGTTCTACAAAGATAAAACCACGATGCTTTTTGGTAGTGCCAAAGACATGGTGGCGAAGTTGGTTTCTGAGGTGAAGCAACTGTAA
- a CDS encoding PH domain-containing protein has translation MGIREEVYFEGGPHIGDLIINILIGLTIVGIPLTVGAIVRALWLRFRITDRRVSVTGGWMGRDRSDVIYSEIVKIVKVPRGIGLWGDMVLTLRDGSRLELRAVPKFREVYDYITERVTAKNPNFNAAAKK, from the coding sequence ATGGGCATTCGTGAAGAAGTTTATTTTGAAGGCGGCCCCCACATTGGGGATTTAATAATAAACATACTAATTGGCTTAACGATTGTGGGTATACCACTAACGGTAGGAGCGATTGTTAGAGCATTATGGCTGCGTTTTCGGATTACTGATCGCCGAGTTTCTGTCACTGGGGGTTGGATGGGACGCGATCGCAGTGACGTTATCTACTCAGAAATTGTCAAAATCGTCAAAGTTCCCCGTGGAATTGGCTTATGGGGAGATATGGTATTGACACTTAGAGATGGTAGTCGCCTGGAACTGCGGGCTGTTCCTAAGTTCCGCGAAGTTTATGATTACATTACTGAACGCGTTACCGCCAAAAATCCCAATTTTAATGCTGCTGCGAAGAAGTGA
- the bchL gene encoding ferredoxin:protochlorophyllide reductase (ATP-dependent) iron-sulfur ATP-binding protein → MKLAVYGKGGIGKSTTSCNISVALAKRGKKVLQIGCDPKHDSTFTLTGFLIPTIIDTLQEKDYHYEDIWPEDVIYKGYGGVDCVEAGGPPAGAGCGGYVVGETVKLLKELNAFDEYDVILFDVLGDVVCGGFAAPLNYADYCIIVTDNGFDALFAANRIAASVREKARTHPLRLAGLIGNRTSKRDLIDKYVEAVPMPVLEVLPLIEDIRVSRVKGKTLFEMADVDPSLNYVCDYYLNIADQLLALPEGVVPKDAQDRELFSLLSDFYLNPNKPQVPNPEEELDLMIV, encoded by the coding sequence GTGAAATTAGCAGTTTACGGAAAAGGCGGTATCGGTAAATCTACAACTAGCTGTAATATTTCCGTCGCTTTGGCCAAACGCGGCAAGAAAGTTTTGCAAATTGGCTGCGACCCCAAACACGACAGTACCTTCACCCTTACCGGCTTTTTGATTCCGACGATTATTGATACTTTGCAAGAAAAGGATTACCACTACGAAGATATTTGGCCGGAAGATGTGATCTACAAAGGCTATGGTGGGGTAGATTGCGTGGAAGCAGGTGGTCCGCCCGCAGGTGCTGGATGTGGCGGTTACGTAGTTGGTGAGACAGTAAAATTACTGAAAGAACTCAACGCTTTTGATGAGTACGATGTGATTTTATTTGACGTTCTCGGTGACGTTGTTTGTGGAGGTTTTGCCGCACCTCTGAATTACGCAGACTATTGCATAATTGTTACCGATAACGGCTTTGATGCCTTATTTGCTGCTAACCGCATTGCTGCTTCCGTACGAGAAAAAGCTCGTACTCATCCACTGCGTCTAGCTGGGTTGATTGGCAATCGCACATCTAAACGTGACTTGATCGATAAATACGTAGAAGCTGTACCGATGCCAGTTTTAGAAGTTCTGCCTTTGATTGAAGATATCCGTGTTTCCCGTGTCAAGGGCAAGACTTTGTTTGAAATGGCAGATGTAGACCCTTCTTTGAACTACGTTTGCGATTATTACTTAAACATCGCTGACCAACTTTTGGCACTACCAGAAGGTGTTGTTCCCAAAGATGCCCAAGATAGGGAATTATTCTCTTTATTATCCGATTTTTACTTAAATCCGAATAAACCACAGGTTCCTAATCCGGAAGAAGAATTAGACTTGATGATTGTATAA
- a CDS encoding Re/Si-specific NAD(P)(+) transhydrogenase subunit alpha, with the protein MRIAVAKEIEVCERRVALVPDIVARLVKQGLEIWVEAGAGERAFFNDAAYEAAGATIIADSNRLWSEADILLKVSPPQEREDGRSEVDLLKEGSVLISFLNPLGNPVIAQKLAARKVTALSIEMIPRTTRAQSMDALSSQASIAGYKAVLIAAAALPKYFPMLTTAAGTIAPAKIFVMGAGVAGLQAIATARRLGAVVEAFDIRPAVKEEVQSLGAKFVEIKLDEETTAVGGYAKEISEASKKRTQEVVTEHIKNADVVITTAQVPGKKAPLLVTEDMVKQMKPGSVIVDIAAEQGGNCACTDPGRDIVAHGVTIIGPINLPSSLPVHASQLYAKNLTSLMQLLIKDKAVEVNFTDDIIDAACITHAGEIRSTRIKEALQTITSAVS; encoded by the coding sequence ATGAGAATAGCAGTTGCTAAAGAAATCGAAGTGTGTGAACGTCGTGTGGCATTAGTTCCCGACATCGTAGCGCGGTTAGTTAAACAAGGTTTAGAGATTTGGGTAGAAGCTGGTGCGGGTGAACGAGCGTTCTTTAATGATGCTGCCTACGAAGCCGCCGGAGCAACAATAATTGCCGATAGTAATAGATTATGGTCAGAAGCAGACATTCTCCTCAAAGTCAGCCCACCACAAGAGCGAGAAGACGGGCGTTCTGAAGTAGATTTACTCAAAGAAGGATCTGTATTGATTAGCTTCCTCAATCCTTTAGGGAATCCAGTCATAGCCCAAAAACTAGCAGCACGCAAAGTTACAGCCCTGAGTATAGAGATGATTCCCCGTACCACAAGAGCGCAAAGTATGGATGCTTTATCATCACAAGCATCAATCGCAGGTTACAAAGCCGTCCTTATCGCCGCTGCCGCACTGCCAAAATACTTCCCCATGCTGACAACTGCTGCTGGTACGATCGCCCCCGCCAAAATATTTGTTATGGGTGCTGGCGTTGCAGGTTTACAAGCGATCGCCACCGCTAGACGCCTGGGAGCAGTGGTAGAAGCTTTTGATATTCGCCCCGCAGTTAAAGAAGAAGTGCAAAGCCTGGGAGCAAAATTTGTAGAAATCAAATTGGATGAAGAAACAACCGCCGTCGGTGGTTACGCCAAAGAAATTTCTGAAGCCAGCAAAAAGCGCACTCAAGAAGTAGTCACAGAACACATCAAAAATGCCGATGTCGTTATTACTACAGCTCAAGTTCCTGGTAAAAAAGCACCTCTTCTTGTCACAGAAGATATGGTAAAGCAAATGAAACCAGGTTCAGTAATTGTAGACATCGCCGCCGAACAAGGTGGGAACTGCGCCTGTACTGATCCCGGTAGAGACATTGTTGCCCACGGCGTTACTATTATCGGCCCGATTAATCTACCATCATCGCTCCCAGTCCATGCTAGCCAGTTGTATGCCAAGAACTTAACATCTTTAATGCAACTGCTGATTAAAGATAAAGCTGTAGAAGTTAACTTTACCGATGACATTATAGACGCAGCTTGCATTACCCACGCTGGTGAAATTCGCTCCACACGAATTAAAGAGGCGTTGCAAACCATAACTTCAGCAGTGAGTTAG